Proteins co-encoded in one Plectropomus leopardus isolate mb chromosome 14, YSFRI_Pleo_2.0, whole genome shotgun sequence genomic window:
- the ddo gene encoding D-aspartate oxidase encodes MKSARVVVVGGGVIGFSTAVCIAESLPFCSVTLLSETFSPDTTSDVAAGLLFAAEYPDIPLERQRRWFKYSFDHLLAIAASEHSPEAGVMLSSGWQIFKDVPADKKPFWSEFVIGFRFMTDAELKIFPGHKFGHAFTTIKCECSSYLPWLEKRFRKAGGRVEQKKVNSLHELSNSYDIIVNCTGLGSKTLVGDDKVYPVRGQVLKVEAPWLKHFIRAGDGMTYIYPGIDAVTVGGTRQEGDWRLQVDEGDTKSILERCSRLVPSIGKAKVLSELAGLRPTRRNPRVEREVVQLQGRTVPVVHNYGHGGWGVTLAWGTALDALGLVRQCLHDMTQRAKL; translated from the exons ATGAAAAGCGCGCGGGTTGTCGTGGTGGGAGGAGGTGTGATCGGGTTCTCCACTGCTGTCTGCATCGCTGAGTCTCTTCCTTTCTGCTCCGTCACTCTGCTGTCGGAGACGTTCAGCCCGGACACCACCAGCGATGTAGCTGCTGGGCTCCTGTTTGCTGCAGAGTATCCAG ATATTCCCTTGGAAAGACAAAGACGCTGGTTCAAGTACAGCTTTGATCACCTGTTGGCCATCGCTGCATCTGAACACTCACCGGAGGCTGGAGTCATGCTGAGCTCTGG CTGGCAAATTTTCAAGGACGTTCCAGCTGATAAGAAGCCCTTCTGGTCAGAGTTTGTGATCGGCTTTCGATTCATGACCGACGCCGAATTGAAAATATTTCCTGGGCACAAGTTTGGCCACGCGTTCACCACCATAAAATGCGAATGCTCCAGCTACCTGCCGTGGCTCGAGAAGAG gttcagAAAAGCCGGAGGTCGAGTGGAACAGAAGAAGGTCAACAGTCTTCACGAATTAAGCAACAGCTATGACATCATCGTCAACTGCACTGGTCTGGGCTCCAAAACGCTGGTGGGTGACGACAAGGTGTACCCGGTCAGAGGTCAGGTCCTTAAGGTGGAGGCCCCCTGGCTGAAGCACTTCATCCGAGCCGGAGATGGAATGACCTACATCTACCCCGGCATAGACGCCGTCACTGTAGGCGGCACGAGGCAGGAGGGGGACTGGCGACTGCAGGTGGACGAAGGCGACACGAAGAGCATCCTGGAGCGCTGCAGCAGGCTGGTGCCGTCCATCGGCAAAGCCAAAGTGCTCAGCGAGTTGGCCGGTCTGAGGCCGACGAGGAGGAACCCGCGGGTGGAGAGGGAGGTGGTGCAGCTGCAGGGTCGTACGGTGCCCGTGGTCCACAACTACGGCCACGGAGGCTGGGGAGTCACCCTCGCCTGGGGCACCGCCCTGGACGCACTGGGGCTGGTCAGGCAGTGCCTTCACGATATGACGCAACGGGCTAAACTGTGA